One region of Oceanibaculum indicum P24 genomic DNA includes:
- a CDS encoding ABC transporter ATP-binding protein — translation MSSEQPSLEVRNLVKHFPILGGLLQRQVGAVRAVDGVSFSLKRGETLGVVGESGCGKSTVGKTVLKLLEPTSGEILLGGTDVTHLSQGKMWEHRRRIQTVFQDPYSSMNPRLRAGTIVGEPLENYGIARGREKDERVAQLFQRVGLRPENMRKYTHEFSGGQRQRLGIAKALSVNPDVIVADEPVSALDVSVQAQVLNLLIDLQEEYRLAYLFISHDLAVMRHISHRIAVMYLGRVVELTDKRTLFTRPLHPYTEALLSAAPIPDPKKKRASRLILQGDVPSPAKPPSGCHFHTRCPYVIPECRQIDPVLMEVAPGQQVACIRRPVGAEPVPLTPTV, via the coding sequence ATGAGCTCCGAACAGCCGAGCCTCGAAGTCCGCAACCTCGTGAAGCATTTCCCGATCCTCGGCGGGCTGTTGCAGCGCCAGGTCGGCGCGGTGCGTGCGGTGGATGGCGTGTCTTTCAGCCTGAAGCGCGGCGAGACGCTGGGCGTGGTCGGCGAATCCGGCTGCGGCAAATCCACCGTCGGCAAGACCGTGCTGAAGCTGCTGGAGCCGACCTCCGGTGAAATCCTGCTGGGCGGGACGGATGTGACGCATCTGAGCCAGGGGAAGATGTGGGAACACCGGCGGCGCATCCAGACCGTATTCCAGGACCCGTATTCCTCGATGAATCCGCGCCTGCGGGCCGGCACCATCGTCGGCGAACCGCTGGAGAATTACGGCATCGCGCGGGGCCGGGAGAAGGACGAGCGGGTGGCGCAGCTGTTCCAGCGCGTCGGGCTGCGGCCGGAGAACATGCGGAAATACACGCATGAATTTTCCGGTGGCCAGCGCCAGCGTCTCGGCATTGCCAAGGCGCTGTCGGTCAATCCCGATGTGATCGTGGCCGACGAGCCGGTCTCCGCGCTCGATGTCTCGGTGCAGGCGCAGGTGCTGAACCTGCTGATCGACCTGCAGGAGGAATACCGGCTTGCCTATCTGTTCATCAGCCATGATCTGGCCGTCATGCGCCATATCAGCCACCGCATCGCGGTGATGTATCTGGGGCGGGTGGTGGAGCTGACGGACAAGCGCACCTTGTTCACGCGCCCCTTGCATCCCTATACCGAGGCGCTGTTGTCGGCCGCGCCGATCCCTGACCCGAAGAAGAAGCGCGCCAGCCGGCTGATCCTGCAGGGCGATGTACCGAGCCCGGCCAAGCCGCCCAGCGGCTGCCATTTCCACACACGCTGCCCCTATGTCATCCCGGAATGCCGGCAGATCGATCCGGTGCTGATGGAGGTGGCGCCGGGCCAGCAGGTCGCCTGTATCCGCCGCCCGGTCGGCGCCGAACCCGTCCCGCTTACCCCCACCGTCTGA
- a CDS encoding amidase has product MSAESLLSLSAVELRRRIGTKEVSPVELLEACIDRIEAVNPAVNAISAKGYRRAREEAKAAEAAVLKGGELGPLHGLPLGVKDLQDTEGLLTTHGSPLYRDNVPKKDSAQIALARKGGAIVTAKTNVPEFGAGANSRNPVWGATGNPFNPTLNAGGSSGGSAAALACDMLPICTGSDTGGSLRIPAAICGIVGFRPSPGLVPMDGRGLGWTPISVLGPMGRNVADTRLLFASQVGVDDRDPLSQPVDPKEIAAYRPVDLGTLRVAWSVDFGQCPVSSEIKQVMRDRMKAMGHLFKSCDELTFDFGEADRCFDVVRGQSYLARYHHSYNNEREKLGPNIIANYELAASMSLADAAWAHTEQTSLFRRFQALYREYDLILAPTTPVSPFPWTQLYLQELEGQKLRNYYHWLALTYFITLTTNPAISLPCGVDAQGMPFGLQAIGRFRGDLELLNIAQGMEQAFAGIPGLGRPKPDMAKLRDPRPELKSIVTAPPAESA; this is encoded by the coding sequence ATGTCTGCCGAGTCGCTGTTGTCCCTGTCCGCCGTCGAACTGCGCCGCCGCATCGGCACGAAGGAGGTTTCCCCGGTCGAACTGCTGGAAGCCTGCATCGATCGTATCGAGGCGGTGAATCCGGCGGTGAACGCGATCTCCGCCAAGGGCTACAGGCGCGCGCGGGAGGAGGCAAAGGCCGCCGAGGCGGCGGTGCTGAAGGGCGGTGAGCTGGGTCCGCTGCACGGGCTGCCGCTGGGCGTGAAGGATCTGCAGGATACCGAGGGGCTGCTGACCACCCACGGTTCGCCGCTTTACCGCGACAATGTGCCGAAGAAGGACTCGGCGCAGATCGCGCTGGCCCGCAAGGGCGGCGCCATCGTCACCGCCAAGACCAACGTGCCGGAGTTTGGCGCCGGCGCCAATTCACGCAACCCGGTCTGGGGCGCCACCGGCAACCCGTTCAACCCGACCCTGAATGCCGGCGGCTCGTCCGGCGGCTCGGCGGCGGCGCTGGCCTGCGACATGCTGCCGATCTGCACCGGCTCTGACACAGGCGGTAGCTTGCGCATCCCCGCCGCGATCTGCGGTATCGTCGGCTTCCGCCCGTCACCGGGGCTGGTGCCGATGGATGGGCGCGGCCTCGGCTGGACGCCGATCTCGGTGCTGGGGCCGATGGGCCGCAATGTGGCCGATACCCGCCTGCTGTTCGCCAGCCAGGTCGGGGTGGATGACCGCGATCCGCTGTCCCAGCCGGTCGATCCGAAGGAGATTGCCGCCTATCGTCCGGTCGATCTGGGTACGCTCCGCGTCGCCTGGAGCGTCGATTTCGGCCAGTGCCCGGTCTCTTCCGAGATCAAGCAGGTGATGCGCGACCGCATGAAGGCGATGGGGCATCTGTTCAAAAGCTGCGACGAACTGACGTTCGATTTCGGCGAGGCGGACCGCTGCTTCGACGTCGTGCGCGGCCAGAGCTACCTCGCGCGTTATCACCATTCCTACAATAACGAGCGCGAGAAGCTGGGGCCGAACATCATCGCCAATTACGAGCTGGCGGCCTCCATGTCGCTGGCCGATGCGGCCTGGGCGCATACCGAGCAGACCAGCCTGTTCCGCCGCTTCCAGGCGCTCTATAGGGAGTACGACCTGATCCTGGCGCCGACCACGCCGGTTTCGCCCTTCCCCTGGACGCAGCTCTACCTGCAGGAACTCGAAGGCCAGAAGCTGCGTAACTACTATCACTGGCTGGCACTGACCTATTTCATCACGCTGACCACCAACCCGGCGATCTCGCTGCCCTGCGGCGTCGATGCGCAGGGCATGCCGTTCGGGCTGCAGGCCATCGGCCGCTTCCGCGGCGATCTGGAATTGCTGAACATCGCGCAGGGCATGGAGCAGGCTTTTGCCGGCATTCCGGGCCTCGGCCGGCCGAAGCCGGATATGGCCAAGCTGCGCGATCCCCGGCCGGAGCTGAAATCCATCGTCACCGCCCCGCCGGCGGAGAGTGCGTAA
- a CDS encoding D-TA family PLP-dependent enzyme, translating to MNIEKLKREIALNYSTPAVVIDLDVVERNIARVQALCDKAGVANRPHIKTHKSPVLAALQRKAGASGITCQKLGEAEVMADGGQDDIFISYNLLGEEKMGRLAKLMQRVTMRVAADNPIVVGDLAKAATLAGKPLDVVVECDTGRKRSGVESPADAIAVARAIKEAEGLNFAGFMLYPPEDAMAETQTFLDTATAGVRDMGLEVTVVSSGGTPNLVNLGKIKGATEHRAGTCIFNDRMMLACGAATLEDCALTVYSTVVSRAAPERGILDAGSKTLTVETMPGLDGHGLILDHPQARIPKFSEEHGFLDLSACNERPGVGEVVRIVPNHVCVVCNMVDRYVTVRGDEIVGELPVAARGRLS from the coding sequence ATGAACATCGAAAAGCTGAAGCGGGAGATCGCCCTCAACTATTCCACCCCGGCGGTGGTCATCGACCTCGACGTGGTGGAGCGCAACATCGCCCGCGTGCAGGCGCTGTGCGACAAGGCGGGGGTGGCCAACCGGCCGCACATTAAGACCCACAAGAGCCCGGTGTTGGCGGCACTGCAGCGCAAGGCCGGTGCTTCCGGCATCACCTGCCAGAAGCTGGGCGAGGCCGAGGTGATGGCCGATGGCGGGCAGGACGACATCTTCATCAGCTACAATCTGCTGGGCGAGGAGAAGATGGGCCGCCTCGCGAAGCTGATGCAGCGTGTGACCATGCGCGTCGCCGCCGATAACCCCATCGTGGTCGGAGACCTCGCCAAGGCTGCCACACTGGCCGGCAAGCCGCTCGATGTGGTGGTGGAATGCGATACCGGGCGCAAGCGATCCGGCGTCGAGAGCCCGGCGGACGCGATTGCCGTCGCCCGCGCCATCAAGGAGGCCGAGGGGCTGAATTTCGCCGGCTTCATGCTCTATCCGCCCGAGGATGCGATGGCGGAGACGCAGACCTTCCTCGACACTGCCACGGCAGGCGTGCGCGACATGGGGCTGGAGGTCACTGTGGTGTCCTCCGGCGGTACGCCGAACCTCGTCAATCTCGGCAAGATCAAGGGGGCGACCGAACACCGCGCCGGCACCTGCATCTTCAACGACCGGATGATGCTGGCCTGCGGGGCGGCCACGCTGGAGGATTGCGCGCTGACCGTCTATTCGACGGTTGTCAGCCGCGCGGCACCTGAGCGCGGCATCCTCGATGCCGGCTCCAAGACCCTGACCGTGGAGACCATGCCGGGGCTGGACGGGCACGGGTTGATCCTCGACCATCCGCAGGCGCGCATCCCGAAATTCTCGGAAGAACACGGCTTCCTCGACCTGTCGGCCTGCAACGAACGGCCGGGCGTGGGAGAGGTGGTGCGCATCGTGCCGAACCATGTCTGCGTCGTGTGCAACATGGTGGACCGCTATGTCACCGTGCGCGGGGACGAGATCGTGGGCGAGCTGCCGGTGGCCGCGCGCGGTCGGCTGAGCTGA